The Immundisolibacter sp. region AACGAGTCCACCTGGGGCTTGTCCGAGGTCAACTTCGGCATCTTCCCGGGCGGCGGCACCTCGTGGGCCTACGCGCACAACATTCCGTCCCGCAAGAAGGCGCTGTACTACGGCCTGACCGGTGACACCTTCACCGGCAAACAGGCCGAGGAAATCGGCTACGCCACCAAGTCAGTGCCGCTGGCCGAGCTCGACGCCGAGACCGACCGGGTGGTGAAAATGCTGACCCGCCTGGGCCGCACCGTGCTGCGCAAGACCAAGGAAGTCTACGAGAAGGTCAAGTGGATGGACTTCGAAACCGCCATCGACTACGAAATGGCCAAGCTGTGGGAACTGTCACGCGAGACCAACGACGACTGGGTCCGTACCGCGCTGGCCTCGTTCAAGCGGCGCGAGTTCAAGCCCGGCACACAGTCCTACAAACTCACGAAGGACGTCTGAGCCATGGAGTTCGGGCTCAGCCAGGATCAACAGATGCTGGTCGACCTGTGCGAGAAGATCGCGCAGGGTTTCGAGGACAGCTACTGGCAGAAGATCGACGAAGAGTACGGTTTTCCCCGGGAGTTCTGGACCACCCTGGTCGATCAGGGCTTGCTAGGCATCACCATTCCGGAGGAATACGGCGGCAGCGGCCTGGGCATGCTGGACATGTGCCTGGCCGCCGAGGCGCTGTCCAGCAACGGTGGCGACTGCGGCGGCATGTTCGTGGGCGGCCCGGTGTTTGGCGGCTGCCTGATTAACTCGGCCGGCACAGCGGAGCAAAAGGCCAACTACCTGCCCAAGATCGTCAAGGGCGAGCTGTGGGCCGGCGGGTTCACGGAACCGAACTCCGGCTCCAACATCACCACTATCCGCACCGAAGCGCGCAAGGAGGATGGGCATTACCTGGTCAAGGGCCAGAAGATGTTCATCTCCAACATCAAGGTGGCCAGCCATATCGGCATCATGTGCCGCACCTCGCCGTATGACCCGGCGCGGCGCACCGAGGGTGTGTCCCTGCTGGTGGGTGACCTGCCGGGGCCGGGCATCGAGGCGCGGCCGCTCAAGAAGATGGGCAGCCACTTCATGGACACCAATGCGGTGTTCTTCGACGACTTCAAGGTTCCGCAAGAGAATCTGGTTGGCGAGGAAGGCAAGGGCTGGAAGGCGCTGTATGCAGTGCTCAATCCGGAGCGCCTGGCGATTGCCGCCAGCTGCATCGGCACCGGCAACTACCTGATCCGCAAGGCCGTTCAGTACGCCAGCGAGCGCTCCATCTGGGGCAAACCGCTGGCCACCCACCAGGGCTTGCAGTTTCCGTTGGCCGAAGCACGCATTCAGCTCGAATGCGCGCGCCTTAAGGTGTACGAAGCTGCCTGGCTGTACGACCAGGGCCGGGAATGCGGCGTGCAGGCCACCTCGGCCAAATACGCGGCGGCCCACGCCTCGCTGTACGCGGCCGATCGGGCCATCCAGACCCTGGGCGGTGCCGGCTACATCAGTGAGTCCGGGGTCGAGCGCCACTATCGGAACCTGC contains the following coding sequences:
- a CDS encoding acyl-CoA dehydrogenase family protein yields the protein MEFGLSQDQQMLVDLCEKIAQGFEDSYWQKIDEEYGFPREFWTTLVDQGLLGITIPEEYGGSGLGMLDMCLAAEALSSNGGDCGGMFVGGPVFGGCLINSAGTAEQKANYLPKIVKGELWAGGFTEPNSGSNITTIRTEARKEDGHYLVKGQKMFISNIKVASHIGIMCRTSPYDPARRTEGVSLLVGDLPGPGIEARPLKKMGSHFMDTNAVFFDDFKVPQENLVGEEGKGWKALYAVLNPERLAIAASCIGTGNYLIRKAVQYASERSIWGKPLATHQGLQFPLAEARIQLECARLKVYEAAWLYDQGRECGVQATSAKYAAAHASLYAADRAIQTLGGAGYISESGVERHYRNLRLNRIAPVTDEMTLNYIAQHDLGMPRSY
- a CDS encoding p-hydroxycinnamoyl CoA hydratase/lyase, translating into MSSYECINFSIDGDVATIQFNRPEKKNCMSPTLHNNVRNALVEAEKARVKVLVITGIKDAFCAGMDLEQCFFEPFDDPERMAAINADVFTWFQHLKKFPAVTIAKVNGWCFGGGMELAGICDIAIVANESTWGLSEVNFGIFPGGGTSWAYAHNIPSRKKALYYGLTGDTFTGKQAEEIGYATKSVPLAELDAETDRVVKMLTRLGRTVLRKTKEVYEKVKWMDFETAIDYEMAKLWELSRETNDDWVRTALASFKRREFKPGTQSYKLTKDV